Below is a genomic region from Pleuronectes platessa chromosome 18, fPlePla1.1, whole genome shotgun sequence.
GtaatcttttattatttaaattattcagaGAAGGAAATGTCTCTGATGGAACCGATAACAGCTCGTTGACATCTGAGACCTGATAAGAGGATCAGGCGACACTGATTAGTTTCTTTGTCTGAGGCTGACTGGTTCAATAATTGACAAAGCAAAGTGTTTTActggtttacagtttttctatgTCAAACCTAATCTGATAAAATGTCAgattaatataaaacatttctctttgAGGTGAAAGGGAGTTTTAAATAAggtaaaatgaaagaaacaggaagtgtatTTAGAACAGTACTTGAGTAAGTGTTCTTCTGTTGGTGAGAAGACTTTACACAAGAGGAAGTTTCATTCTGATTGAAAACAGAAAGTTGCTGCATTTTCAGTCGGaggcaaaaacaacaaattgcATAACTATGCAAAGAAAATCAAAGTTTTTGCATTTCGCTCTCGATAATCTTTCTTGATCCTCCTCATCTCCACTTTATATCTTCTTGTACCTTAAGATTGATTCCAAAACCTTTCAGAACTGCCCTGAAAGTCACTATTTCCCAGTACTCGACTCTGCCATGTTACATTTGAAGCTATTACTCATTCATGGAGCCCCAGGATGCAGGACACAAACTCCCTCTTTTCTCCACCCTTTGGACTCTTAAATCTCACGTCTATCGTCCACTTCTATGTACCTCCGGGTGTGAGTGTGACCTCAAGGTGGGAATTTGTCATGTGCCCAAATGCAACAATGGTGGCAGCGGTGGAATTTTAAGCCAGTGGAGTGTGATAATCCTGCTCAGGGTTTACACATTAACCTCTGGGTTTCAGACATTTCCCCCATTTCCTCATCGACCATTTACCGATTAGGCAGCAGCTCTCTTCATGACGCGCCCATCCTGTCTTGTCTCATCCTGTCCCACATCTTCAGGCCTTTAATGATTGGAGGCTTTTACTGGTCGACTTTACTGTAAAACAATCTGATCTCCTGCCTGTTATCGACGTCTGACTCACTGCACAGCCGGGTGGACGTCTACAGCTGATTTACAGTCGAGAGAGGgcggttgttgtgttttttttttagttaatGAGTGCCGTCACTTGCTGACTACAGAAACCTGCCCGACACACAGGCAGCTCGTGACACCGGCTTTATGTGAAGTGCTTATTAAACCTACCCCTAATAATTAGGTCGAGCTGATGCTGTACTGCCTGAGAGGCAAAACCCAGGGCATGAAAATCCCTCTGAGCGTTCACTGCAGCTCATAAAGCTCCAGGCTCTGACAGATAATTAACCTCAGCTCAGATGACCATATTGAACATTGATCAATGTAACACATCTATtcattctcctcttcatcaggagCTGGAGAAACAGTTGAATGCATTTTTGTGAGCTTGTCAAACTGAAAACTGCTAAAGCGGGAGATGaaaatatgacattaaaaaaagatgaGCTACATGTTCCACACCACCCCCTGTGGAAATTATGGTCTGCTTTATTGAGCCGGCACAGTTCACTTACCCTGCGCAGTGAAAGGCCAGAGACAACAAGTCTAATTCAATATTATGTAATCCAATGACTCCAGAGCTCTGGGCTGATTCATTATGACCCAATTATGCAGATTATGTGTACAAACCGATTGAACGGCAATATTTGTTGCATTTATCATCAACAAAATGCTCCAGAGCATATAGGTTTCCACTGATctcacaaaatacacaaacttaACGtaggttttttaatgtttttagtttACCTGCTTCGTGCTTCATATTCAGGCCTGTTAGCTttgaaaatatgtgtgtgtaaaatgtataaaaaagttAAAGTCCTATGCTgacctctgtgtttttctgtcttctCCCCCGACTCCAGTATCTCTTCCAGTGTATGTGTGGCAACAACATGTCTGTGCCGCTGCTCACCGAGGCCGTCACGGTGTCTGGAATGGAAAAGGAAACCGCTGCGGTGAGTGAAGCCTCAGAACCTCCTGTGTTAATCTTTAATGTTGTTGATGCTCATATCCAGAGCATCTTACGGTCACAGAGGACAAGTGGGTAAGAGTTGTAGCATCAAGGGCGTTTTTCAATGCTAGCAGCTAGCGGTGTCCAACACAGCGCTATGGCAATCGAACATGATCTTCATGtgatttcctgttttctctttaaATCAATGGAAATCTCTAATTGTGGAATTCCCAGAACATTTGCACAGTGAAAgttaaatgtcttgttttcttaGTTTTGTTTCTAATTAAGATGTAAATGTTTCCAACCTGAAATGAATAATGTCCATTAAAGTGAGAAATTtccaaaataatcaaatgagcCTTTACCACCAACAAGCAGTTAGCAGTACATTCCATTGTTTAAATGTGAATTCAAATTTGTGTTGTACAGAAGATGATTGTGATCATGATTTCTACCAAAATAAAAGTCCCATTAAAACACTTTCTCTCCCCAATGGGAAGCCTCAACTGTAGCAGTGGGTGTAACGAGTGCTGAACAATCAATGGTGTAGAAGCTCAGCTGGATGCCAGTGTACAAACTAGACGCCTCTTTCATCGCGCTGTGTTCTGCTACAGTGTGTGGACCTGTTCTCTGCCAGCATCAAAGCTGACTGTCACTGGTTCCAGCTCTGAACCTGGTCTCAAACCCAACATGACAGAAACGTGttttgatctctgcagcagagacgacTGAATCTCTCATTTGCAGCCAACAAGCGGTGAAATGCCGTCGTTCTTCTCTTTCATTGCGTTTCTGCGGGGAGTCGTGTGTTTGTGGTGGGAGAGGCAGTGGGAGTTTATCTTGGCAGAAATGGGAGATTGGCacctgtttttctctgttttggaACAAGTATGCACACTTACCAGAGGCACATTGTGTAGACAAAAGACGAcacagtgtgattcatttttttGGGGTGTAAAATGAGATTTAACACACTGTACAGCTCCAATCACAGGTTTATAGTTTCGATCACCAACGATTATTCTTAATGACTTTGTGTCAGAATCGACTTAGGCCAAAATTTTCTATATATGAACCCGCCTGTGACAAAAGTCACCAACCCAACCCAGGCCCAACGTTTCCCCCATCAGTGTTACATGACTGAGCACCACCCAAACACAAATATTATCTGTTTCTGTCTTAACTGGTCTCAGGTCAGATATTCACACTCTTATCTGAATCTGGAGCGAAGTGtttagaaaataatttaaagtaTGATTTAAattctggagagagagagagagagaaagtcctAAACAGTGTTCTTATCTGTTTCAGGTGATCTTCCTTCATGGACTGGGAGACAGCGGGTGAGTCAttatttactgtttttaaatTCTTTCTTATTTCATGTTGAATGTACAAATGTAATCCTcctgttctgttttctttttcaaatttctacattaattcaatattttattcaaaaaggTTTTGAGGAAATTGTGATGATATTTCTTAAAAAATTGTTTCTGTACTAAAGCCCAGGCACAGTattataaaatgaaaagatgagCCCTCAGCCCTGAACCCCATCGGGAAGTTAAAGGCAAACATAAAAAGCGCTGGGAGACACAGATGGACAAACACgtcctttaaaaaagaaaagttgaataaaaagaTGGTGATAAAGGGTTTCAAGTTAATATAGGgagggattaaaaaaaacattaattaatcaatttcaTTTATGAGCAACATATTGAACCTCTCTGTGTATTATCCTCTGTATTTGTGGATTAGATGCTCTGGGTTTGCTGAAACTGGATTAGAAACAAAGCTGtgttctctttgttttctgtcaGGCATGGGTGGGCTGACAGTTTGACGGGGATCCGGCTGCCTCACGTCAAGTTTATCTGCCCAAACGCGTAAGTCTACTCACGGCCCTCTGTGCTATTTCATCTCTTTATGCTGCCACTTGTCAGCGGGAGGGAACCTATCATCTTATTCTGTGTGTGGACTGAATAACAACAGTAACATGCTAAGAAAAATATAGTTCATAGATTTTCATGTCAATTCCCTCAATTTTCCCCCACAGGCCCAAAATCCCAGTCACTCTGAACATGAAAATGACGATGCCCGCATGGTGAGTTGGCGTGATGAAAAAAGCTGCTTTTTGGCTCAACACTAGAAGCCATTGTTTCCCCCGAACCACAATAGTCTCCCGTATTGCCATCGACAGTACTGTGATTGTATTGATTTCCCTAAACGCTCGCCTCCGTGTGCAGGTTTGACCTCATGGGTCTCAGCCCCGACTCCCCAGAAGACGAATCTGGAATCAAGAAGGCAGCGGAGAACAGTGAGTTAAATGTTTCTAAATATCACAGACGTGACAGTCATATGAGATCAGTGATGCCTCATAATGAAAGATGAATATATCAGTTTGATGAAGAAGATATCAGCTTCTATGTCTGCATCAGTGGTGTCGAAGCACAATCGCATTTCATTTCATGTTGGAGCTCTGGTGGCACTGTGGGGTAGTTTGTTTCTATGACTGGCtccctgttttatttgtttggttcCACTTATCATTGGATAACAGACCTAAGGCTCCACCTAGGGGCCAGTGAGTCAAATTGAAAAGCAGGAGGTTGGTGCAGAGGAGATAAAACAGTTTGATGCACTTGCTCACAGAACAACAACTATCCCAGAAAAACTTACTTTGTTCTTCATCCATCTTTCTACTGCCTTTTGCTACTTTCCCTTTATCTGTGAATTGAGTTTTCTCTCCATCTATTAAACACACAATCTttcttgttttcctccagtcaAGGCCATAATCGATCATGAGGCCAAAAATGGGATCCCCCCCCACCGTATAATACTCGGCGGCTTCTCTCAGGTAGGGTTTCACATGTTAGccttgttatatattttgtaggAGTCATGTTCACAGACATGATGTTTTGAAATGCTGGTAAGTGTAAAGAATAttgttcctcttctcttcttctgtgtttttcctccatccctcctcagGGTGGAGCCCTGTCCTTGTATACCGCCTTGACCTGCCAGCATCAGCTGGCTGGCGTTGTAGCCCTCAGTTGCTGGCTTCCACTTCACAGCAGTTTCCCATCGGTACAGTAACAGTTTTGACAAGGCCACATTTTATGGCtcttttgcaaaacaataagCAGAACATGAATTTTCTGCCTGGTCATGGTCCATCTCTGTTGTTTCTGTCCCGCAGGCGTCGAGCGGCAAGAAGAACCTCCCGATCCTGCAGTGCCACGGTGAGGCGGACATCATGATCCCTAGGCAGTTTGGTTCCATGACGGCAGATAAACTCCAATCCATAGTTAACCCTCAGCTGATCACCTTTAAAACCTACCCAGGGCTCGCTCACTGCTCCTGTCCTCAGGTACTTCACCAGCACgtgttctgcatgtgtgtgtatgtggcttCATTCTGTTTGTGAGAGGATAAATCAATTTGTAAGGAGTTCTGATACCAGCATCGGAAATGTTCGGTCTGGCATAGGCACGTAAAAAAAACTCCTTCGCTGTACCaacatctgtttttctttcttgcagGAGATGGAGGCGGTAAAGGAATTTATCGAGAAGTATTTGCCTCGAATCTGACCTCAGCTCATCCCCACTGTGACCCCTGAGACACTCACCTCTCACCCCTGATCTGCCATTCTCTCACAGGAAACAGCCATGAGCACCCCCCccttccacagacacacacacacacacacgcacacacacacactaacacatatGCACATGTTATAATAATGATTTGATCCACAGCGGTACATGAACCATGTGCTTGCCGTGCAGTGCAATCCAATAAAACtcatactgtaaacaaaaatgtgttaaaCACCCTGATTGGATAACATCATAACAAAGTGCTTGCACTCAGTAGTCTTAGCCTTTTGGAGGGAGTAACACTGATTCCCACTCAATACATTCCCTTTGGTTTTATTCAACAACCTCTTGTCTGTCGCTTCCATCTTAACTTTAGTCATTCTCCCATTTTACTTAATTCCACTTCATTAAACCCTCTTTCTTCAGCTGTCACAACCTCCATTGCTACCACTGCTTCGCCTTTCCCAATAAGATTTGAGTCCGATAAGTGAGATAACAGCTGATACTGTCTGTGAGCACATTAAGGTATAGACAGACCTGCAGGTGGGAACCAGGAGCAAACCCTGCAAGGGTTTTGTAGGTGTGACATTGACACAAAATCTTGAAGCAACTTTTTAGAGAGAAGGTGAGATGGAAGAAATGCCCATTAACCGTGCTATTTCTTATTAAATCAAGCGCTTGAATCtagtctgagagcagcttcactcctcaGAGTCTGACTCAGGTGAGTTTTAAACCATCCATTCCACCACCTTCCGCCCCATGACGGTGCTCTGCGGTCTGTCCAGGTTTTCAATCTTAATCCCTTAACTACAAACAGCCCTTTTTATTGAAGCACCAACATCCCCGGGGGCGTCACGTTACTTTTCTTTAGTGAGTGTGAGTAAATATCTTGAATTATATGAAGAAactaaaattgaaataaaaagaaaactaatCAATTGATGCTTTTGCCACCTTGTGCTGTTTTTTCCATATAACTTCCACAGCTGGTGGTAAATCTCTTCCTGCTTCCATCCTGGGATTCTTGTTGAGGTTGTGAATGACCGACCTGAATGAGTTGTATGAAATAATGCTTTGCTTTTGGTTGCCGGCGGCACACCATGAGTGGTTTCACTGTTCCTCCCACCTACATCTCATCTTTACACATCTCTATCAATTCAAGCTCTATTATTTCAgcagcgtcccccccccccccctgcttccTCCACATTTTCTTCCATGCCACTACAGCAAAGATAGAAACTAACACAAGAAAATTCCCTAACCAGCTCCCTCTTTGGCTACTTTTTGTAAACCACTAACAGAACATTGAAGGTCAGATTTAAAGTTAACCCACACAAATACTTCTTAAAAAAATGTCTATACTGTTCACTGGGAGGGCTTTAGCAAGAAGCTGTTCCAACGTAACTGAAGGgtgattttacaaaaaaagttaaTCTTGAACAACTCAGACATAGGTGTGTAACTCTGAGGAGTCATGTGTGCTTCAAAGTTAATATATCAGGTGTTCTGCATTTTCCTTTGTGGATGTTAATTTTGCTCTCCTTGTGATTACCCGTTCTATATTGCTGTTATTAAACctgattttttaaaacaaaaagaaaaacaggacgGAATGCGTCTGTTTTGATTGTTGTTAAAAAAATCTATGAATATCCTTCACCTCGTGTCCTCTTTTATTTCCCCGTCACTAAATCTCTGATGCAGCGCTTTGTTCTGTTTGCTTCTCATCAATTAATTTGTTCTCCTCTTAGACTCCATTTTTATATTATTCCAAAATCTGGTGTGTGACGGTGTCGGTCTGTCACATGTGTTTTCTCCTGGGttgtatgttgtcattgatttaagtttacatgtttttctttttgtgtattggattaatgttgtgttttgtgactGTTGTCATCTCATCCTTTTCTTTGTGTCCATTTATAATGATGACCACCATTAAGACAACATGTTTAGGCGAGACTGATGGTCTCTCCACATATTTTGTTTCCTAAACACCTGTATGCAAAATAAATTACAGACAAAAAAGTTGagcatcttttcattttctgtacCTCACTAACAATTTCAtaggaaataaatgaacaaagaaTTTGCAAAGGAGTGAATTTTAGCAgtttgaaatgtaaaagaaagtaaTTTAACCCTATTTTGTCTTGACTTATAAACTAAAGTAAACCTATATTATTTTAACTGGTATAAACTAATGTAAACCTTTataattttaattaatataaacatatataatctttaatggtaggcCCAAATAATCTTCAATGATATAACAATGATCAATAGAAACTGAAGGTTCCAACACATCGGAGACAAATAATGAAGCCCTCCTTCTTCCGGGCAGCGGACCAATAAACGCAGAGGGGCGGGTCCGACTGAACTGGAGAAAGAAACCCAACCGCTCCTCCGTCAGTCGCCATTTTAAGACGGTCGAGCCACCGACTAGTTGCAAACGTCTGTTACGCAGCAGGTCTGTAGcgtttttaatcatatttaggCCGATCTACGAACCAATGTCTCGATTTCACAACAATCGCGGCGGACTTGGGATGAATCACTTCCAGGCCCGCAGAGGCGGTGGGCCCGGGGGCCCGATGCGCGGCGGACTGATGGGGAACCCGAACTTCAGGAACCATCCATTCCAAAACCAGAACCAGAATCGAAGgggacaaaacaacaacttcaacaaACCGAACAACCAAGGGCCACAGATAACCCCCCAGAAGAACCTGCCCATCATCCCTCCACCGACTCCCGGCCCGGCCCTCACCATGAAAGGccccatgcagcagcagcagcagccgccagcGGCCGTGCAGCCACCGAAGCCGGCGACCCCCGTTCCTCAGGTCAGCATCAAGACCTCACCGCAGAAACCCATCCTGtcctcccctccaccccccaTCCAGGTCAACaagaaccagaaccagaccCCGGAGCTGAAATCCCCGGTAGGGAATACTAacggacaacaacaacaacaacagcagcagcagcagaagccgccgcagcagcagcatcaaccGCCGCCGCAGCAGCATCAACCGCCGCCGCAGACACCACGTCCGAGCCCGAGGTCCGGGCCTCACCAGGGCCAGAGGAACACCCCATACCAGGGCCATAGGGGGGCACCACCGCCGAGCAAGT
It encodes:
- the lypla2 gene encoding acyl-protein thioesterase 2, translating into MCGNNMSVPLLTEAVTVSGMEKETAAVIFLHGLGDSGHGWADSLTGIRLPHVKFICPNAPKIPVTLNMKMTMPAWFDLMGLSPDSPEDESGIKKAAENIKAIIDHEAKNGIPPHRIILGGFSQGGALSLYTALTCQHQLAGVVALSCWLPLHSSFPSASSGKKNLPILQCHGEADIMIPRQFGSMTADKLQSIVNPQLITFKTYPGLAHCSCPQEMEAVKEFIEKYLPRI